The following proteins are co-located in the Candidatus Methylomirabilis tolerans genome:
- a CDS encoding DUF433 domain-containing protein — MAAIHIESNPAIMMGKPIVAGTRITVELILEKLAAGETVEQVLAAHPRLTREGILAALDFAARALRADVVYPIPDKAA; from the coding sequence ATGGCGGCTATTCATATCGAGTCTAACCCTGCAATCATGATGGGCAAACCGATCGTCGCGGGAACGCGCATCACCGTTGAGCTGATTCTGGAGAAACTCGCGGCCGGTGAGACGGTCGAACAGGTACTTGCTGCCCATCCTCGCCTGACCCGCGAGGGGATTCTGGCGGCTCTGGATTTTGCGGCGCGAGCGCTTCGCGCGGACGTGGTCTATCCCATTCCTGACAAGGCCGCATGA
- a CDS encoding DUF5615 family PIN-like protein has protein sequence MNFLADEGVDRQIVDRLRASGHEVCYAAESAPASPDDHLLQYANEHHAIVLTSDKDFGELVYRMRRVHAGVILLRLAGLSADAKCDHVLAVLRERAAEIPGAFTVITPGAVRIRRVA, from the coding sequence ATGAACTTCCTCGCGGACGAGGGCGTCGATCGCCAGATCGTCGACCGTCTTCGAGCAAGTGGGCATGAAGTGTGCTATGCGGCCGAGTCTGCTCCGGCTAGCCCTGATGACCATCTCTTGCAATACGCCAATGAGCATCACGCGATAGTCTTGACGTCCGACAAGGATTTCGGCGAGCTCGTCTACCGAATGCGTCGCGTTCATGCGGGCGTGATTCTGTTGCGCTTGGCGGGTCTCTCCGCTGACGCAAAATGCGACCATGTTCTCGCGGTTCTTCGAGAGCGCGCTGCTGAGATTCCTGGCGCCTTCACAGTGATCACGCCTGGTGCGGTTCGTATACGAAGGGTGGCCTGA